The following DNA comes from Simkania negevensis Z.
AACCCCTTGATCTATGGGAACAGATTCCTCCTGTAGGAGAGAAAAAGCCCGAAGGACGCATCATTTCAACTCCCGTTGCTTTCTCGGCTTGGGGCTTTAAAACGTGTACAGCCCTTCATACGCATGCGCCATCGCTGAGCCTTGCGACAAACTTGATGGAAAACACCTACTTACACCAAAAAATTCGAGAGCAAGGTGGAGCCTATGGTGCTGGAGTCAATTACAGTCCATTGACAGGACATTTTTATTTCTATTCGTACCGCGATCCTCACATTGCATCAACTTATAATGCTTTTAAAGCAGGACTCGAGCGGATTGCAAACGGAGATTTTTCAAGTCGAGAGTTAGAAGAAGCTAAACTTGGTCTTATTCAAGACTCTGACACCCCTATCTCACCTGGAAGTCGCGCTATTGTTGCCTACTCCCAGTTCCGCGAAGGGCGGACAAAAAAAGTGCGACAAGACTTTCGTGATCATGTTCTTTCTATAGATAAGAAAGAGGTCAAGGAAGCTGTGAAACAGGAGTTGCAAGCCATCGCTGATCAAGGACTCTCTGTAACTTTAGCAAATGAAAAACTCTTGGCTAAGGAAAATGAAAAGCTTTCTCCTCGCCTCTCTATTCTGCCTATTTAATCTAGGACTATTTGCCGCTTCTCCCTTTGTTGACGTGGCAACATTGGCCTGTTTTTCAACTGTCTTAGTACATGCTGGAGAGCAAAAAGAGTGTGGATTTATTGTGCGAGGAGATGGACTCGTGATGACTCTTTATCACAATGTGAAAGGGGCTGCTTCAATTCAAGTACGTTTGCCAGACCGTACTTGGGCAAAAGCTCACCTTTTTTTTGGAGATTTGGAATCAGATGTCGCTCTTCTAAAGCTTGAGGCACGTGACTTAGTCCCTTTGCCACTCACTACGACTTTTCAAATTGGTGAGTGGGCTCTAAGTGCAGGAATTCCCTTTCACAAAGGGGTCACTGTAAAAAAAGGGATTGTGGCATCGGTCGAAGAAAAAAATGGCAAAGACTTTTTGCTTGTTGATTTTCCTTTCAATCCTGGTGATTACGGTGGCCCTCTTTTAAACTTAGAGGGAAAGGTGATCGGAATGCAATTTGCCAATACGACAACCCATGACGTGTTTGGCGTGATCATTCCAACTGAAACTTTGTTAGACATTGCTCTCAAATGGGGAGTATTTCTATAATGAAATCTTAAGGCAAAGGAGAAAAGAAAAATGAAAAGATGGATTAGTGGACTACTCTTAACTCTCATATTTATTGCACCTCTTGAAGCAAAAGCTGGGAAAATTCCCGCGGCCTATCAGCCTGAGCGTTATCCATCACAAGAGATGGGAACAGGAAAACAATTTTCTCGTCCTTTTATCGATGCTGCAAAAAAAGCCACTCCTAGTGTCGTCTACATCCAAGCAGAAGGGGTTTCAGATGGAGGACAAGATCCTTTCGAATTTTTTAATGACGATTTCTTCAATAAGTTTTTTGGAGCTCCCCCAAATAGACGCCGCGCACCCCAACCTCAACTTAGTCAAGGATCAGGTTTTATCGTTTCTCCTAATGGATACATTCTAACAAACTACCATGTGGTTCGTGGAGCACAAAGAATCACCGTTCTCTTGCACAATGGTATGAAAAGAGAAGTTTCTGCGACCTTTGTCGGAGGAGACGACCGTACTGATGTCGCAATGATCAAAATCGATGAGCAGATTGAGGGAGAATTTCCCTATCTAGAGCTTGGGAACTCAGATGCAGTCGAAGTTGGTGAGTGGGTCCTAGCAATTGGGAATCCCTTCCAGCTAGAAGCTACAGTTACAGCTGGAATCATCAGCGCAAAAGGACGCCAAAATCTCCAAATCACCGACCTCGAAGACTTTCTTCAGACTGATGCAGCGATAAACCCAGGAAATTCAGGTGGCCCCTTAGTTGATCTAGATGGAAACGTCATTGGAATGAATACGGCAATCGTTTCTCGATCAGGGGGTTACATGGGAATCGGATTTGCCATTCCAAGTAACATGCTAAAAAATATCAAGGAACAGCTCATTGAAAAAGGATCTGTTTCACGAGGATTTTTAGGTGTTTCACTTCAACCGATTGATCGGGACTTAGCAGAAGCCTTTAATTTGAAAAAAGCTGAAGGAGCTCTAGTTGTCGATGTTGTCGATGGATCTGCTGCTGACAAAGCAGGACTGAAACAAGGAGACATCATCACGCATGTGAACGGCAACGAGGTGAAAAGTCCTGCAAACTTACGTAACGATTTGATGCTTTTAAAACCGAATACTAAAGTGACTCTGACTGTAAATCGAAATGGTCAAATTCTCGCGATTCCAGTTATTCTTGGAACCTATGGTGAAAGTACCTACTCATCAAGCACAACTTCTTCTGCAGTTCTCGGGCTCACTGTTGACAACCTTACTCAAGATCACATTAAGGCATACGGACTCCAACCGACCGAAAAAGGTGTGATCATTATGGAAGTGCATCCCAATTCTCCTGCAGCTCGCATTGGGCTCAAGGTAGGAATGATTGTGATGGCTGTCAACCATCAAGAAGTGAACAATGTGAAAGACTTTAACGAAACCGTTGCAGCGATCGGTCCAAACCAACGTATCCTCTTGCTTGTGAAGCAAGGATCAATGGTGCGGTTTTACTCGTTAAAAACGACGAAATAACGATGGCAAAAATCTCCCTTTTATTGCCCACTCGAGAAAGGCTTGCAAAAGCGCAAGCCTTTTTGCAAACAGTTGTGGAAACAGCTGATGACCTTTCTCAAGTGGAAGTCATTGCAACACTTGACGATGATGACACCCCAAGTCACGAGCTCACATCCCCTCATCAAGCTTTAGCATTGCATAAGGTGATTGGCCCCCAAACCACCATGGGCGCTTTGAATACGCGCTGCTTAAAAAAAGCTACGGGTGAGATTCTAATGCTCGTCAATGATGACATCTTGATTCGAACCAAGTGCTGGGACACCTATCTGATAAAGGCAGCAAAAAAATTCCCCGACGGCATTTGTATGATGCACACACAAGATGGATATAAAGATGCATCCTTCCCTCTTTTTCCCATCTTGACACGGAAAGGAATAGAGCTGATTGAAGATCCCTACCCCAGAGAGTA
Coding sequences within:
- a CDS encoding glycosyltransferase family 2 protein; this translates as MAKISLLLPTRERLAKAQAFLQTVVETADDLSQVEVIATLDDDDTPSHELTSPHQALALHKVIGPQTTMGALNTRCLKKATGEILMLVNDDILIRTKCWDTYLIKAAKKFPDGICMMHTQDGYKDASFPLFPILTRKGIELIEDPYPREYCGDCIDSHLFDIFLRLKDLGENRIVYIPEVLFEHMHFSVGKAPIDALYQRRSRTSGNQTFYSYWKQREQIAQLLLAKIHGKEASLKPFPFIRQNSYLLLLKSFWQSQQTFNFRLKYFAYHLLRETYIRFRLDKIKAHLKKT
- a CDS encoding S1C family serine protease; this translates as MKSFLLASLFCLFNLGLFAASPFVDVATLACFSTVLVHAGEQKECGFIVRGDGLVMTLYHNVKGAASIQVRLPDRTWAKAHLFFGDLESDVALLKLEARDLVPLPLTTTFQIGEWALSAGIPFHKGVTVKKGIVASVEEKNGKDFLLVDFPFNPGDYGGPLLNLEGKVIGMQFANTTTHDVFGVIIPTETLLDIALKWGVFL
- a CDS encoding Do family serine endopeptidase — protein: MKRWISGLLLTLIFIAPLEAKAGKIPAAYQPERYPSQEMGTGKQFSRPFIDAAKKATPSVVYIQAEGVSDGGQDPFEFFNDDFFNKFFGAPPNRRRAPQPQLSQGSGFIVSPNGYILTNYHVVRGAQRITVLLHNGMKREVSATFVGGDDRTDVAMIKIDEQIEGEFPYLELGNSDAVEVGEWVLAIGNPFQLEATVTAGIISAKGRQNLQITDLEDFLQTDAAINPGNSGGPLVDLDGNVIGMNTAIVSRSGGYMGIGFAIPSNMLKNIKEQLIEKGSVSRGFLGVSLQPIDRDLAEAFNLKKAEGALVVDVVDGSAADKAGLKQGDIITHVNGNEVKSPANLRNDLMLLKPNTKVTLTVNRNGQILAIPVILGTYGESTYSSSTTSSAVLGLTVDNLTQDHIKAYGLQPTEKGVIIMEVHPNSPAARIGLKVGMIVMAVNHQEVNNVKDFNETVAAIGPNQRILLLVKQGSMVRFYSLKTTK